From Alienimonas californiensis, a single genomic window includes:
- the pseG gene encoding UDP-2,4-diacetamido-2,4,6-trideoxy-beta-L-altropyranose hydrolase, giving the protein MDAPPAGAPATDTPAAQDRPPGAGPGRLTLRADATARSGTGHVMRCLALAEAWRAAGGTATFAAAEIGDGLAAMVRSRGFDVTAVPAASGGDADADAVAALVQRSGGWLALDGYHFSADYKRCVGAAVPLLLVDDFAEPGYEAARLVFNQTLHADPAAYPDAAPGALLLGPKYTVLRREFLPYLDRAPVDGTLVERERVRRLLVTLGGSDPDDAAGAVLDALAELMGELDLPAVALVIGAMSPHADRVRAQAAALSARPGGPAVTVKTAVADMAAEIAAADLAVTAGGLTLQELAFLGVPAAIVRTADNQARGVAAAERAGFAVDLGRFPGLTVGEIAAGLRELLEDAPRRRAMSNAGRRTVDGRGAERVVRAALRGERPPLTLRPAGPDDAALLLAWRNDPAVREASRSPREVQPEEHARWLAGVLADPDRTLLIAEEGGAPVGSVRLDAGPSGQEISYTVAPAARGRGVAKWMSRAAAARVSGPLWAAVKPGNVASAKVAEAAGMQPASVEDGFRIFRRPALPQDGAVPRSAAEPSRPPAFPDDPD; this is encoded by the coding sequence GTGGACGCCCCCCCCGCGGGCGCCCCCGCCACGGACACCCCCGCCGCGCAGGACCGGCCGCCCGGCGCCGGGCCGGGGCGGCTGACGCTCCGCGCCGACGCGACCGCCCGCTCGGGCACCGGGCATGTGATGCGCTGTCTGGCGCTGGCGGAGGCCTGGCGGGCCGCCGGCGGGACGGCGACGTTCGCCGCGGCGGAGATCGGGGACGGTCTCGCGGCGATGGTGCGATCCCGCGGATTCGACGTGACCGCCGTTCCCGCCGCGTCGGGCGGCGACGCCGACGCGGACGCCGTCGCGGCGCTGGTCCAACGATCCGGCGGCTGGCTGGCCCTCGACGGCTACCACTTCTCCGCCGACTACAAGCGCTGCGTGGGCGCCGCGGTTCCCCTGCTGCTCGTGGACGACTTCGCGGAGCCGGGCTATGAGGCCGCCCGTCTCGTCTTCAACCAAACCCTGCACGCCGACCCCGCCGCCTACCCCGACGCGGCGCCGGGAGCACTGCTGCTCGGGCCGAAATACACGGTGTTGCGGCGGGAGTTCCTCCCGTACCTCGACCGCGCACCGGTTGACGGCACGCTGGTTGAACGGGAGCGGGTCCGGCGGTTGCTGGTAACCCTCGGCGGGTCCGATCCGGACGACGCGGCCGGCGCGGTGCTGGACGCCCTCGCGGAGCTGATGGGGGAACTGGATCTGCCGGCGGTCGCGCTGGTGATCGGGGCGATGAGCCCCCACGCCGACCGAGTCCGGGCGCAGGCCGCGGCACTGTCGGCGAGGCCCGGCGGACCGGCGGTGACGGTGAAGACCGCGGTCGCCGACATGGCCGCGGAGATCGCCGCCGCGGACCTCGCCGTGACCGCCGGCGGCCTCACGCTGCAGGAGTTGGCCTTCCTGGGCGTGCCCGCGGCGATCGTGCGGACCGCGGATAATCAGGCCCGGGGCGTCGCGGCGGCGGAGCGGGCGGGGTTCGCCGTCGATCTCGGCCGGTTCCCGGGGCTGACCGTCGGGGAGATCGCCGCCGGGTTGAGGGAACTGCTGGAGGACGCCCCCCGCCGCCGCGCCATGAGCAACGCCGGCCGACGCACGGTCGACGGCCGCGGCGCCGAGCGCGTCGTGCGGGCCGCGCTCCGAGGCGAGCGGCCGCCCCTGACGCTTCGCCCCGCCGGCCCCGACGACGCGGCGCTGCTGCTGGCTTGGCGGAACGATCCCGCCGTCCGGGAGGCGAGCCGCAGCCCGCGAGAGGTCCAGCCGGAGGAACACGCCCGCTGGCTGGCCGGCGTGCTCGCGGACCCGGATCGCACGCTGCTGATCGCGGAGGAAGGGGGTGCCCCCGTGGGCAGCGTCCGCCTCGACGCCGGCCCGTCGGGCCAGGAGATCTCCTATACAGTCGCCCCCGCGGCGCGTGGCCGGGGCGTCGCCAAATGGATGTCGCGGGCCGCGGCGGCGCGGGTTTCCGGTCCGCTCTGGGCGGCGGTCAAACCGGGGAACGTCGCGTCCGCGAAGGTGGCCGAAGCCGCCGGGATGCAGCCGGCCTCCGTCGAAGACGGCTTCCGCATCTTTCGTCGTCCCGCCCTCCCCCAGGACGGGGCCGTGCCGCGAAGCGCGGCGGAGCCGTCCCGCCCGCCGGCCTTCCCCGACGACCCCGACTGA
- the pseC gene encoding UDP-4-amino-4,6-dideoxy-N-acetyl-beta-L-altrosamine transaminase — protein sequence MRPDERPAAPADASAANPAPLPYGRQTVDEADVAAVVECLRGDRLTQGPQVERFEEALCEASGARHAVAVASGTAALHLACLALGVRPGDVGVTAAVTFVASANCLAYCGGTPHFADVDPRTGLIDVASLAAVVDRLAAAGTPPKVLVPVDFAGQPADLPGVRAVADRVGAKVVADAAHSLGAAYRLSGTDGADGPVRRTGEGRLADATAFSFHPVKPVTTGEGGAVVTDDEGLAETVRELRTHGIHRDPRRLTRPDEGPWYYEQNALGYHYRVTDLQCALGRSQLRKLDAFLARRNAIADQYWAALARAPFAGRVEPLAVRPETVRHGYHLFVIRLTPGAGETLESLAQRRRTVFEALHRRGVLVQVHYVPVPMQPYYGGDASAFPRAQAYYAGCVSLPIFPGLGEGDVRRVLDALADCLDEAPAPGSPAPGPEAARGDRPAALSSQTVAMR from the coding sequence ATGCGGCCTGACGAGCGTCCCGCCGCCCCCGCTGACGCCTCCGCGGCGAACCCGGCCCCGCTGCCGTACGGCCGCCAGACCGTGGACGAGGCGGACGTCGCCGCCGTCGTGGAGTGTCTCCGCGGCGATCGGCTCACGCAGGGGCCGCAGGTCGAGCGGTTTGAGGAGGCCCTCTGCGAAGCCAGCGGCGCCCGCCACGCCGTCGCCGTCGCCAGCGGCACCGCGGCGCTGCACCTGGCCTGCCTGGCCCTCGGCGTGCGGCCCGGCGACGTCGGCGTGACCGCCGCCGTCACCTTCGTCGCCAGCGCGAACTGCCTGGCGTACTGCGGCGGGACCCCGCACTTCGCGGATGTGGACCCGCGGACCGGGTTGATCGACGTCGCTTCGCTCGCCGCGGTCGTCGACCGACTCGCCGCCGCGGGGACGCCGCCGAAGGTCCTCGTCCCAGTCGACTTCGCCGGCCAGCCGGCGGACCTGCCGGGCGTGCGGGCCGTCGCCGATCGGGTCGGGGCGAAGGTCGTCGCCGACGCGGCCCACTCCCTCGGCGCCGCCTACCGTTTGTCCGGCACCGACGGCGCCGACGGGCCCGTTCGTCGGACCGGCGAGGGGCGACTGGCCGACGCGACCGCGTTCAGCTTTCACCCCGTCAAGCCGGTCACCACCGGGGAGGGCGGGGCGGTCGTCACGGACGACGAGGGCCTTGCCGAGACCGTCCGCGAGCTGCGCACGCACGGCATCCACCGGGATCCCCGCCGCCTCACCCGGCCCGACGAGGGGCCGTGGTACTACGAGCAGAACGCCCTCGGCTATCACTACCGCGTCACCGATCTGCAATGCGCGCTCGGGCGGTCGCAGTTGCGCAAGCTCGACGCCTTTCTCGCCCGCCGCAACGCGATCGCGGACCAGTACTGGGCGGCCCTCGCCCGGGCTCCGTTCGCCGGCCGGGTCGAACCGCTGGCGGTCCGGCCGGAGACGGTGCGGCACGGGTACCACCTGTTCGTGATCCGCCTGACGCCGGGCGCGGGGGAAACGCTCGAGTCCCTCGCCCAGCGGCGGCGGACCGTCTTCGAGGCGCTGCACCGCCGCGGCGTGCTCGTGCAGGTGCACTACGTCCCGGTGCCGATGCAGCCCTATTACGGCGGGGACGCCTCCGCGTTCCCCCGCGCCCAGGCGTATTACGCGGGGTGCGTCAGCCTGCCAATCTTCCCAGGCCTCGGCGAGGGGGACGTGCGGCGCGTGCTGGACGCGTTGGCCGACTGCCTCGACGAAGCCCCGGCGCCCGGTTCCCCGGCGCCCGGTCCCGAAGCGGCTCGCGGCGACCGGCCGGCGGCCCTTTCCTCTCAGACGGTTGCGATGCGATGA
- the pseI gene encoding pseudaminic acid synthase codes for MSEAVAEPFEIAGRPVGPGEPAYLIAEMSANHGGRYEDAVAIIHAARESGADAIKLQTYTADTLTLDMDAPEFKASGKLWRGRSLHSLYQEAYTPWDWQPKLAEVAAEVGLALFSSPFDPTAIDFLEEMDCPAYKIASFELVDLPLIRRAASTGKPLIMSTGMASLAEIDAAVHAARSAGAAGVALLKCTSAYPASPAEANLRTIPHLAAAFGVPAGLSDHTLGTAVPVAAVALGATVIEKHFTLSRDTPGPDSAFSLEPAEFRQMVDAVRVAEAALGTVRYGVTDDSKASRQMRRSLYVTKHVRRGERFTAENVRSVRPGYGLPPESFGEASLRVAAADVPAGTPLSWELLGERAADAGEPTGAGEQ; via the coding sequence ATGTCGGAAGCCGTCGCTGAACCGTTCGAAATCGCCGGCCGCCCCGTCGGCCCGGGCGAGCCGGCGTATTTGATCGCGGAGATGTCCGCCAATCACGGCGGGCGGTACGAGGACGCCGTCGCGATCATCCACGCCGCTAGGGAGAGCGGGGCGGACGCGATCAAGCTGCAGACCTATACCGCGGACACCCTCACGCTGGATATGGACGCCCCGGAGTTCAAGGCGAGCGGCAAGCTGTGGCGGGGGCGGTCGCTGCACTCGCTCTATCAGGAGGCGTACACGCCCTGGGACTGGCAGCCGAAGCTGGCGGAGGTCGCCGCGGAGGTCGGGCTGGCGCTGTTCTCCAGCCCCTTCGATCCGACCGCGATCGATTTCCTCGAGGAGATGGACTGTCCGGCGTATAAGATCGCCTCCTTCGAACTGGTCGACCTGCCGCTGATCCGCAGGGCGGCTTCGACCGGCAAGCCGCTGATCATGTCGACGGGGATGGCGTCGCTGGCGGAGATCGACGCCGCGGTGCACGCCGCCCGGTCGGCCGGGGCGGCGGGGGTGGCCCTGCTGAAGTGTACCAGCGCCTACCCGGCCTCCCCCGCGGAGGCCAACCTGCGGACGATTCCGCACCTGGCGGCGGCGTTCGGCGTGCCGGCGGGGCTCAGCGACCATACGCTGGGCACGGCGGTGCCCGTCGCGGCGGTGGCCCTAGGGGCGACGGTGATCGAAAAGCACTTCACCCTCTCCCGAGACACCCCCGGGCCGGACAGTGCCTTCAGCCTGGAACCGGCGGAGTTCCGCCAGATGGTCGACGCCGTCCGCGTCGCCGAGGCGGCTCTCGGAACGGTGCGCTACGGCGTCACGGACGATTCCAAGGCGAGCCGTCAGATGCGGCGATCACTGTACGTAACGAAGCACGTGCGCCGGGGCGAGCGCTTCACCGCCGAGAACGTCCGCTCCGTGCGCCCCGGATACGGCCTGCCGCCGGAGTCCTTCGGCGAGGCGTCGCTGCGCGTCGCCGCGGCGGACGTCCCCGCCGGGACGCCGCTGTCCTGGGAGCTGCTGGGCGAACGGGCCGCCGACGCCGGGGAGCCGACGGGGGCGGGGGAACAATGA
- a CDS encoding cytidylyltransferase domain-containing protein — protein sequence MSERRPKVVAVIQARMSSARLPGKVLQPLAGEPMLHRVVERVRAAHHVDRPIIDETIVATSNDASDDPLQAWCEERGVRCVRGSLHDVLARYQTAAVVAEADVIVRITSDCPLIDPSVTGRVIAAYLAADPPVAYASNTDPTRTYPRGLDVEVFSAEALGIAHREDDNPAWREHVTQFLCRQPERFPRTCVTADEDASAHRWTVDTPEDLELVRRIYDHFAADGGVGPTAFDWRDVLALLAECPDWAELNRHVEQKKVA from the coding sequence ATGAGCGAACGCCGACCGAAAGTCGTCGCCGTCATCCAGGCCCGGATGTCCAGCGCCCGGCTGCCCGGCAAGGTGCTTCAGCCGCTCGCCGGCGAACCGATGCTGCACCGCGTCGTCGAGCGGGTGCGGGCGGCGCATCACGTCGACCGACCGATCATCGACGAGACGATCGTGGCGACTTCCAACGACGCCTCCGACGATCCGCTGCAGGCGTGGTGCGAGGAGCGGGGCGTGCGGTGCGTCCGGGGTTCGCTGCACGACGTGCTCGCCCGGTATCAGACCGCCGCCGTCGTCGCGGAGGCGGACGTGATCGTGCGGATCACCAGCGACTGCCCGCTGATCGACCCCAGCGTGACGGGGCGGGTGATCGCCGCGTACCTCGCCGCCGACCCGCCCGTCGCCTACGCCTCAAACACCGACCCGACCCGCACCTACCCCCGAGGGCTGGATGTGGAGGTCTTCTCCGCGGAGGCGCTGGGGATCGCCCACCGGGAGGACGACAACCCGGCGTGGCGGGAGCACGTGACGCAGTTCCTCTGCCGCCAGCCGGAGCGGTTCCCCCGCACCTGCGTGACGGCCGACGAGGACGCCTCCGCCCACCGCTGGACGGTCGACACGCCGGAGGACCTCGAACTGGTCCGCCGCATCTACGATCACTTTGCAGCCGACGGCGGGGTCGGGCCGACGGCGTTCGATTGGCGGGACGTCCTGGCACTGCTGGCGGAGTGCCCCGATTGGGCCGAGCTGAACCGGCACGTCGAACAGAAGAAGGTGGCGTGA